The following are encoded in a window of Sphaerisporangium siamense genomic DNA:
- the fabG gene encoding 3-oxoacyl-ACP reductase FabG: MGEGGLVTGRVALVTGAGQGIGLAIARLLREHGARVVVSDRDPALAEAAAREAGHGAGPEVVPLACDVTDEEAVEGAVAHAVERFGGLDIMVNNAGITRDATLGKMTVDDFEAVVDVHLKGTWLGVRAAAKVMREARSGSIVNISSLSGKSGNFGQTNYSAAKAGIVGLTKAAAKELGPRGVRVNAVQPGLIRTAMTAAMPPDVFAAREADIPLRRAGEPHEVAGAVLFLASDLAGYMTGAVLEVGGGRLM; this comes from the coding sequence GTGGGCGAGGGCGGGCTGGTGACCGGGCGGGTGGCGCTGGTGACGGGAGCCGGACAGGGGATCGGGCTGGCCATCGCACGGCTGCTCCGCGAGCACGGGGCGCGCGTCGTGGTGAGCGACCGGGACCCGGCGCTCGCGGAGGCGGCGGCCCGGGAGGCCGGGCACGGCGCCGGGCCCGAGGTCGTGCCGCTGGCCTGCGACGTCACCGACGAAGAGGCCGTCGAGGGGGCCGTCGCGCACGCGGTGGAGCGGTTCGGCGGGCTCGACATCATGGTCAACAACGCCGGGATCACGCGGGACGCCACCCTGGGGAAGATGACCGTCGACGATTTCGAGGCCGTCGTCGACGTCCATCTGAAGGGGACGTGGCTGGGGGTGCGGGCGGCGGCGAAGGTGATGCGCGAGGCGCGATCGGGGTCGATCGTCAACATCTCATCGCTGTCCGGGAAGTCCGGCAACTTCGGGCAGACGAACTACAGCGCCGCCAAGGCGGGCATCGTCGGGCTCACCAAGGCCGCCGCCAAGGAGCTGGGCCCGCGCGGGGTGCGCGTCAACGCCGTGCAGCCCGGGCTGATCAGGACCGCCATGACCGCGGCGATGCCCCCCGACGTCTTCGCCGCCCGCGAGGCCGACATCCCGCTGCGGCGCGCGGGCGAGCCCCACGAGGTGGCGGGCGCGGTGCTGTTCCTCGCCTCCGACCTGGCCGGTTACATGACGGGCGCCGTGCTGGAGGTCGGCGGCGGCCGCCTGATGTAG
- a CDS encoding LuxR family transcriptional regulator, giving the protein MIRLLERGRVVTLTGVGGVGKTRMALRIARAVQPRFPDGVWFVELSSLREPELLGHTVCSVLRVAQQAGRPPMEVLAGFLGRRHALLVLDTCEHLAEECAAMLVTLLEAAPGLRALVTSRRVLGMPGETCYEVVPLPIEPSPLPVAPLPVEPSPLPIDPRPTGAVPTTWNPTPAGSTPPNGAPADGAPADGVRVNRVPVNGATAKNANVDGASVGDGNVDRRNVDGAFADEGLGSGGAVALFVERAGRVVPGFVATPEVAVICERLDGIPLAIELAAVRLRTLSVEQIMGRIDDRFGLLLDGDRGGQPRHRTMRTAIGWSHELCEPLERLLWARLSVFAGDFDLEAAQAVCADPGGATGLYPGQVPELLRALADKSILRRDGAGAAARFRMLGTVRDYGADWLRELGERDLVRRRHRDHYLDLARRFDAAWFGPDQVAWYARMRRELPNLRSALDLCHSEQAEHPVGLELAGRLAYFWMACGFIAEGRHHLRRALALSHAPSAGRSRALWVCAWLADFQGDLDEANDLATECLSQAFSRRDREAAGWGTICCANTGLHWGYVTEVLPMYERARRAHEEGGDHGAGVAVALAGEAYVLRRLGRYEQALACLRGQRALCDAYGDIWLRSTGDWVRSLIELDRGDPHAAERFGRASLRDKRALHDSLGIAAVVRSLAGAAAGLGDMERAARLLGVGDLVEDAFGLRIGRALPNGITERTEARAMDALGERTYRDAVTRGRELDLDRALVYALTGAEPSRT; this is encoded by the coding sequence GTGATCCGACTGCTGGAACGGGGGCGGGTCGTCACGCTGACCGGCGTCGGCGGGGTCGGCAAGACGCGTATGGCTCTGCGGATCGCGCGGGCCGTTCAGCCGCGGTTCCCTGATGGGGTGTGGTTCGTCGAGCTGTCCTCGCTGCGCGAGCCGGAGCTGCTCGGGCACACCGTCTGCTCGGTGCTGCGCGTGGCGCAGCAGGCCGGGCGTCCGCCGATGGAGGTCCTCGCCGGGTTCCTGGGACGCCGGCACGCACTGCTCGTCCTCGACACGTGCGAGCACTTGGCGGAGGAGTGCGCGGCCATGCTCGTCACCTTGCTGGAGGCCGCACCCGGCCTGCGCGCCCTGGTAACGAGCAGGCGCGTCCTCGGCATGCCCGGCGAAACGTGCTATGAGGTAGTCCCCTTACCCATCGAGCCCAGCCCGCTACCCGTCGCCCCCTTACCCGTCGAGCCCAGTCCGCTGCCCATCGACCCCCGCCCAACTGGAGCCGTCCCCACAACTTGGAACCCCACACCCGCCGGCAGCACGCCCCCGAATGGCGCACCCGCCGATGGCGCGCCTGCCGACGGCGTACGTGTGAACCGCGTACCTGTGAACGGCGCAACCGCTAAGAACGCGAACGTGGATGGCGCAAGCGTGGGCGACGGGAACGTGGACCGTCGAAACGTAGACGGTGCGTTCGCGGACGAGGGGTTGGGGAGTGGTGGGGCGGTGGCGTTGTTCGTGGAGAGGGCGGGGCGGGTGGTGCCGGGGTTCGTGGCTACGCCTGAAGTCGCGGTGATCTGTGAGCGGTTGGACGGCATTCCGCTGGCGATCGAGCTTGCGGCCGTTCGGTTGCGGACGTTGTCCGTCGAGCAGATCATGGGGCGCATCGACGACCGTTTCGGCCTGCTGCTGGACGGCGACCGTGGCGGCCAGCCCCGGCACCGCACGATGCGCACGGCCATCGGCTGGAGTCACGAGCTGTGCGAGCCGCTGGAGCGCCTGCTCTGGGCCAGGCTGTCGGTCTTCGCGGGGGACTTCGACCTGGAGGCCGCGCAGGCGGTGTGCGCCGACCCCGGCGGCGCCACGGGCCTGTACCCGGGCCAGGTGCCGGAGTTGCTGCGCGCGCTGGCCGACAAGTCGATTCTGCGCCGTGACGGCGCCGGCGCGGCCGCCCGTTTCCGAATGCTGGGCACCGTGCGCGACTACGGCGCCGACTGGCTGCGCGAGCTCGGCGAGCGGGACCTCGTGCGCCGCCGTCACCGCGACCACTACCTGGACCTCGCGCGACGCTTCGACGCCGCGTGGTTCGGCCCCGACCAGGTCGCCTGGTACGCCCGCATGCGGCGCGAGCTGCCGAACCTGCGCTCGGCGCTCGACCTCTGCCATTCCGAGCAGGCCGAGCACCCCGTCGGCCTGGAGCTGGCCGGGCGGCTCGCGTACTTCTGGATGGCGTGCGGCTTCATCGCCGAGGGCCGCCACCACCTGCGCCGCGCGCTCGCCCTCAGCCACGCGCCGTCCGCGGGCCGGTCGCGGGCGCTGTGGGTGTGCGCCTGGCTCGCCGACTTCCAGGGCGACCTGGACGAGGCCAACGACCTCGCCACCGAGTGCCTCTCCCAGGCGTTCTCGCGACGGGACCGTGAGGCGGCGGGGTGGGGCACGATCTGCTGCGCCAACACCGGTCTGCACTGGGGGTACGTCACCGAGGTGCTGCCGATGTACGAGCGGGCGCGGCGCGCGCACGAGGAGGGCGGCGACCATGGCGCCGGGGTGGCGGTGGCGCTGGCCGGCGAGGCGTACGTGCTGCGCCGCCTCGGCAGGTACGAGCAGGCGCTGGCATGCCTGCGCGGGCAGCGGGCGCTGTGCGACGCGTACGGTGACATCTGGCTGCGGTCCACGGGCGACTGGGTGCGCAGCCTCATCGAGCTGGACCGGGGAGACCCGCACGCGGCCGAGCGGTTCGGCCGCGCGTCGCTGCGCGACAAGCGTGCGCTGCACGACAGCCTCGGCATCGCGGCCGTCGTCAGGAGCCTCGCCGGCGCGGCGGCCGGGCTCGGCGACATGGAGCGCGCGGCGCGGCTCCTCGGCGTCGGCGACCTGGTCGAGGACGCCTTCGGGCTCCGGATCGGCCGCGCCCTCCCGAACGGCATCACCGAGCGAACCGAGGCACGGGCGATGGACGCCCTGGGGGAGCGCACGTACCGGGACGCCGTCACCCGAGGACGCGAACTCGACCTGGACCGCGCCCTTGTCTACGCCCTCACGGGCGCCGAGCCTTCCCGGACGTGA
- a CDS encoding STAS domain-containing protein (This anti-anti-sigma factor, or anti-sigma factor antagonist, belongs to a family that includes characterized members SpoIIAA, RsbV, RsfA, and RsfB.) codes for MHFETDPPPGLTLVSEARDAALVVHLRGELDFTAAPLLRAGLAPVWESPPGMPFVLDLDQVTFCDSVGLSELIATLRRSQSTGRTFLLSGVHGGVLRVLTITGLNNVFDLHDSLGDALRQVRASTVPDDALPDGPLPFPMAAAVPPDTLPDGPLPSPVGAGVAPDAPVAAPVSASSPPVAPALDVRHDSPPVDPAAPVA; via the coding sequence ATGCACTTCGAGACAGACCCGCCGCCGGGCCTCACCCTCGTGTCCGAGGCACGGGACGCCGCGCTGGTCGTTCACCTGCGCGGCGAGCTGGACTTCACCGCCGCGCCACTGCTACGCGCCGGACTCGCCCCCGTGTGGGAATCCCCGCCTGGCATGCCATTCGTGCTGGACCTCGATCAGGTGACCTTCTGCGACTCCGTGGGGCTGAGCGAGCTGATCGCCACGCTGCGGCGCAGTCAGAGCACGGGCCGCACCTTCCTGCTCAGCGGCGTCCACGGCGGAGTCCTGCGGGTGCTCACGATCACCGGCCTGAACAACGTGTTCGACCTGCACGACAGCCTCGGGGACGCCCTGCGCCAGGTTCGCGCCTCCACCGTCCCGGACGACGCGCTGCCGGACGGCCCGCTCCCCTTCCCCATGGCCGCGGCCGTCCCTCCGGACACGCTGCCGGACGGCCCGCTCCCATCCCCCGTGGGCGCGGGCGTTGCCCCGGACGCCCCGGTCGCCGCGCCCGTGAGCGCGTCTTCTCCACCAGTCGCGCCCGCCCTGGACGTACGCCACGACTCGCCGCCCGTCGACCCGGCCGCCCCGGTCGCGTGA
- a CDS encoding CHAT domain-containing tetratricopeptide repeat protein encodes MSRRDELVQALRARLEHVIAAEDLSLALDPVVAADARELAEILREPDVEALYLVGAAHWLRHLALPEGADQEDLDKALVMLTPCLVFGVPDLPEELLPVLAERAVPMVTSLIRERVLVAADPEAMDAAVAVWRRIVDATPAGHPRRPSYLAALGDTLRMRYERTGSADDLEEAVEICREAARGLPPGVPEHPLNLSTLGVALQARYGRTGARADLDSAIDICRRTVEAVPADHADRSLFLSNLGNALGLRYGAAGDPADLDAAVEAGRQAVESCPADHPSLAMCLSNLANLLLGRFARTGATGDVEQAIAAVRRAVDATPADHPNRGTYLTNLSGALWGRFGRTGDDADLEAATEAARAAVEAAPPGSPLRGVSLFGLGNALWSRYERNGDEADLDEAVAALDEGVRASADGGPFAAAHLSGLGNALRARYERKGVQADLDAAIDTGRRAYHLSSAEDPNRGSYLSNLGNALRLRFERAGDLADGDEAVAVLRRAVGATPGGHAALPMHLGNLGGALLVRFARTGALTDVDEAVAVLERAVATTSGGDPNLPMFLGNLGSALWSRYERSGQRRDVDQAIAVLTRALELVPAGHPNLALYLSSLGNGLRMRYVHTGAASDLDEAIAAGRRALAETPADHPYLARFLGNLGSALWIRFQRSGAQADLDESIEIGRRAVDATPGDHPALALFLSNLGGSLRIRFEWSGERADLDEAITAGRRAVDATPAGHPNRPMYLSNLSVSLRGRAVRTRTTSDLDEAVEFARQAAEAAPGDHPNRPIYLTNLGITLVVRFEVGERPADLDAAVVAARQAVASAPAGHPNRPMYLTNLGSALRSRFTRTGNPADGDEAVQVVRLAAETAPEGHTNRVQCLINLGATLRERFRRAGDPADLDEALSAYERAARTVTAPPSDRVRAGRAGAELVAASRPGRAADLLEEAVRLLPELAPRYLERSDQQYALGRFAGLAADAAALALADPDAPADRAAARALSLLESARAVLLSQALNTRSDLTDLRERRPDLAGEFVRLRDLLDRPPADPTPAPIPPEGDALAEVTVMEDGGLVEPVTSDTADLVVVRDGAGPVEAVVGGGGELGEASLWEHGGRGEGAVARAFARAARDRRRLTAEFAAVLEEIRGLDGLGSFALPPTTEELLAQAEDGPVVALNVSEHRSDALLLTRDGITALPLPALTHDTVIDRVVAFHRALRAVTAGATPPDRRAEAQTTLRETLEWLWEAAAEPVLSALGYDAAPGPGRNWPRVWWAPGGLLGLLPVHAAGHHTDPPGPGRRTVMDRVISSYTPTITALRHARRHTHPTPSGSPGRDARTGWPGWDRQAQGPGRPSEPGFALIVAMPSTPGLPGRGVLPNVPAEVRLLQARLPRPVLLAEPAPGLPAEGVATKANVLAHLPGAGIAHFACHGHADPADPSQSRLLLHDHEQDPLSVAGLAPVALDHARLAYLSACGTAVTTVASLSDEAIHLASAFQLAGFPHVIGTLWEINDRIAVEITGAFYAALDAGAGVLDTGLAAHALHRAVRTVRDRFPSAPSLWAAHVHAGA; translated from the coding sequence ATGTCCCGGCGCGATGAGCTCGTCCAGGCGTTACGCGCCCGCCTGGAGCACGTGATCGCCGCGGAGGACCTCTCCCTCGCGCTGGACCCCGTCGTCGCCGCGGACGCGCGCGAGCTGGCCGAGATCCTGCGGGAGCCCGACGTGGAGGCCCTGTACCTGGTGGGCGCGGCGCACTGGCTGCGCCACCTCGCCCTGCCCGAGGGCGCGGACCAGGAGGACCTGGACAAGGCGCTGGTCATGCTCACGCCGTGCCTGGTCTTCGGCGTTCCCGACCTGCCCGAGGAGCTGCTGCCGGTGCTGGCCGAGCGCGCCGTCCCCATGGTGACGTCGCTCATCCGGGAAAGGGTGCTCGTCGCGGCGGACCCGGAGGCGATGGACGCCGCCGTCGCCGTGTGGCGCCGCATCGTGGACGCCACCCCCGCCGGCCACCCCCGCCGTCCGTCGTACCTGGCCGCCCTGGGCGACACGCTGCGGATGCGCTACGAGCGCACCGGGTCGGCCGACGACCTGGAGGAGGCGGTGGAGATCTGCAGGGAGGCGGCGCGGGGCCTTCCTCCCGGGGTCCCCGAGCATCCGCTGAACCTGAGCACCCTGGGCGTCGCGCTCCAGGCCCGGTACGGCCGCACGGGAGCGCGCGCCGACCTGGACTCCGCGATCGACATCTGCCGCCGCACGGTGGAGGCCGTCCCCGCCGATCACGCGGACCGGTCTCTTTTCCTGTCCAACCTCGGCAACGCGCTCGGCCTCCGGTACGGCGCGGCCGGCGACCCCGCGGACTTGGACGCCGCCGTCGAGGCCGGGCGCCAGGCGGTGGAGAGCTGCCCCGCCGATCATCCGAGCCTCGCCATGTGCCTGTCCAACCTGGCCAACCTGCTGCTCGGCCGCTTCGCCCGCACCGGCGCGACCGGCGACGTGGAGCAGGCGATCGCCGCCGTGCGCCGGGCGGTGGACGCCACCCCCGCCGACCACCCCAACAGGGGCACCTACCTCACCAACCTGAGCGGCGCGCTGTGGGGCCGGTTCGGGCGCACCGGGGACGACGCCGACCTGGAGGCCGCCACCGAGGCCGCGCGCGCCGCGGTCGAGGCGGCCCCGCCCGGCAGCCCGCTGCGCGGCGTGAGCCTGTTCGGCCTCGGCAACGCGCTGTGGAGCCGGTACGAGCGCAACGGGGACGAGGCGGACCTCGACGAGGCGGTGGCCGCCCTGGACGAGGGCGTGCGCGCCTCGGCGGACGGCGGCCCGTTCGCCGCCGCCCACCTGTCGGGGCTGGGCAACGCGCTGCGCGCCAGGTACGAGAGGAAAGGCGTCCAGGCCGACCTGGACGCCGCGATCGACACCGGCCGGCGCGCCTACCACCTCTCCTCCGCCGAGGACCCCAACCGGGGAAGCTACCTGTCCAACCTCGGCAACGCCCTGCGCCTCCGGTTCGAACGCGCCGGGGACCTCGCCGACGGGGACGAGGCGGTGGCCGTCCTGCGGCGCGCGGTCGGCGCCACCCCCGGCGGCCACGCCGCGCTGCCGATGCACCTGGGCAACCTCGGCGGCGCGCTGCTGGTCAGGTTCGCGCGCACCGGCGCGCTCACCGACGTCGACGAGGCGGTCGCCGTCCTGGAACGCGCGGTGGCGACGACGTCCGGCGGCGACCCGAACCTGCCGATGTTCCTCGGCAACCTCGGCAGCGCCCTGTGGAGCCGGTACGAGCGGAGCGGGCAGCGGCGCGACGTCGACCAGGCCATCGCCGTCCTCACCCGGGCGCTGGAACTGGTGCCCGCCGGGCATCCGAACCTCGCCCTGTACCTGTCCAGCCTCGGCAACGGCCTGCGCATGCGGTACGTGCACACCGGAGCGGCGTCCGACCTGGACGAGGCGATCGCGGCGGGGCGGCGCGCCCTGGCGGAGACCCCCGCCGACCACCCTTACCTCGCCCGTTTCCTCGGCAATCTGGGCAGCGCCCTGTGGATCCGGTTCCAACGCTCCGGCGCCCAGGCCGACCTGGACGAGTCCATCGAGATCGGGCGCCGGGCCGTGGACGCCACCCCCGGCGACCACCCCGCGCTGGCGTTGTTCCTGTCCAACCTCGGCGGCAGCCTCCGGATCCGGTTCGAATGGTCCGGGGAACGCGCAGACCTGGACGAGGCCATCACGGCCGGGCGCCGGGCCGTGGACGCCACACCCGCAGGCCACCCGAACCGTCCGATGTACCTCTCCAACCTCAGCGTCTCCCTGCGGGGCCGCGCGGTGCGCACCCGGACGACGTCCGACCTGGACGAGGCCGTCGAGTTCGCCCGCCAGGCGGCCGAGGCCGCGCCCGGCGACCACCCCAACCGGCCCATCTACCTCACCAACCTCGGGATCACCCTCGTCGTCAGGTTCGAGGTGGGCGAGCGGCCCGCCGACCTGGACGCGGCCGTCGTGGCCGCCCGCCAGGCGGTCGCCTCCGCGCCCGCCGGCCACCCCAACCGGCCCATGTACCTGACCAACCTGGGCAGCGCGCTGCGGTCCCGCTTCACCCGCACCGGGAATCCGGCCGACGGGGACGAGGCCGTCCAGGTCGTCCGCCTGGCCGCCGAGACCGCGCCCGAGGGGCACACCAACCGCGTCCAGTGCCTGATCAACCTGGGCGCCACGCTGCGGGAACGGTTCCGCCGCGCCGGCGACCCCGCCGACCTGGACGAGGCGCTGTCGGCGTACGAGCGGGCGGCCCGCACCGTGACGGCCCCGCCCTCCGACCGCGTCCGGGCGGGCCGCGCGGGCGCGGAGCTGGTCGCGGCATCCCGGCCGGGGCGGGCGGCCGACCTGCTGGAGGAGGCGGTGCGGCTGCTGCCGGAGCTCGCGCCGCGGTACCTGGAGCGGTCCGACCAGCAGTACGCGCTGGGCAGGTTCGCCGGGCTCGCCGCCGACGCGGCGGCCCTCGCCCTGGCCGACCCGGACGCCCCCGCGGACCGGGCGGCGGCGCGGGCGCTGAGCCTGCTGGAATCGGCGCGCGCCGTCCTGCTCAGCCAGGCACTCAACACACGCAGCGACCTCACCGACCTGCGCGAACGCCGCCCCGACCTCGCCGGCGAGTTCGTCCGCCTCCGCGACCTCCTCGACCGGCCCCCGGCCGACCCCACCCCCGCCCCCATCCCCCCGGAAGGCGATGCCCTCGCGGAGGTCACCGTGATGGAGGACGGCGGCCTGGTGGAGCCGGTCACGTCGGACACAGCGGACCTGGTGGTCGTGCGGGACGGCGCGGGCCCCGTGGAGGCGGTCGTGGGGGGCGGAGGGGAACTCGGGGAGGCGAGCTTGTGGGAGCACGGGGGACGCGGGGAAGGGGCGGTGGCGCGGGCCTTCGCGCGGGCCGCTCGTGATCGTCGTCGTCTCACCGCCGAGTTCGCCGCCGTGCTGGAGGAGATCCGCGGCCTGGACGGCCTCGGGTCCTTCGCGCTGCCGCCCACCACCGAGGAACTCCTGGCCCAGGCCGAGGACGGGCCCGTGGTGGCGTTGAACGTCAGCGAGCACCGCAGCGACGCCCTCCTCCTCACCCGCGACGGGATCACCGCCCTGCCGCTGCCCGCCCTCACCCACGACACGGTGATCGACAGGGTCGTCGCCTTCCACCGGGCCCTGCGCGCCGTCACGGCCGGCGCGACACCGCCCGACCGGCGGGCCGAGGCGCAGACGACGCTGCGCGAGACCCTGGAATGGCTGTGGGAGGCCGCGGCCGAGCCGGTGCTGTCCGCGCTGGGGTACGACGCGGCCCCGGGCCCCGGCCGGAACTGGCCCCGGGTCTGGTGGGCGCCGGGAGGACTCCTGGGCCTGCTGCCCGTGCACGCCGCCGGCCACCACACCGACCCGCCCGGCCCCGGCCGCCGCACGGTGATGGACCGCGTCATCTCCTCCTACACCCCCACCATCACCGCCCTCCGCCACGCCCGCCGCCACACCCACCCCACCCCCTCCGGCTCCCCGGGCCGGGACGCACGGACGGGGTGGCCGGGCTGGGACCGTCAGGCTCAAGGCCCGGGACGGCCGTCGGAGCCGGGGTTCGCATTGATCGTGGCCATGCCGTCCACGCCGGGCCTGCCGGGACGGGGCGTCCTGCCGAACGTGCCCGCCGAGGTACGCCTGTTACAGGCACGCCTGCCACGGCCCGTGCTGCTGGCCGAGCCCGCACCCGGGCTGCCCGCCGAGGGGGTGGCGACCAAGGCCAACGTCCTCGCCCACCTGCCCGGCGCCGGCATCGCGCACTTCGCCTGCCACGGGCACGCCGACCCCGCGGATCCCTCGCAGAGCAGACTGCTCCTCCACGACCACGAGCAGGACCCGCTCAGCGTGGCGGGCCTCGCCCCGGTCGCGCTCGACCACGCCCGGCTGGCCTACCTGTCCGCGTGCGGCACCGCCGTGACCACGGTCGCCTCCCTGTCCGACGAGGCCATCCACCTGGCGTCGGCGTTCCAGCTCGCCGGGTTCCCGCACGTGATCGGAACCCTCTGGGAGATCAACGACCGGATCGCCGTCGAGATCACCGGCGCGTTCTACGCGGCCCTGGACGCCGGCGCGGGGGTCCTGGACACCGGGCTCGCCGCCCACGCGCTGCACCGTGCCGTCCGGACGGTCCGCGACAGGTTCCCCTCCGCCCCGTCTCTCTGGGCGGCCCACGTCCACGCCGGCGCCTGA